One segment of Brassica napus cultivar Da-Ae chromosome C3, Da-Ae, whole genome shotgun sequence DNA contains the following:
- the LOC125583320 gene encoding polygalacturonase At1g48100-like isoform X2, translating to MLKISRDPFLRFTTLILITSSLFSYGTEARLHYYNDIHNPNSYPEPPYSPFSQSQPPSISPDPDDLSQPPSPCQDLDQEVVHDVRNYGAVGDGITDDTDAFKTAWDSACSNDEDNNTVSILLVPFGFTFVIHSTIFTGPCRSYQYFQVDGTIVPRDGPESWPSGFNKRQWLVFYRIKGMALIGNGVIDGRGQKWWDLPCKPHRNVNKTTALTGPCESPAALRFFMSSNLSMQGVTIKNSPQFHMTFDGCHEVHINSLRITSPPSSPNTDGIHIENSNSVEIHNSVISNGDDCVSIGSGSYNIDILNLTCGPGGHGISIGSLGNQNSRACVSNITVRDSFIKFSDNGVRIKTWQGGSGSVSGVTFDNIQMDNVRNPIIIDQYYCTSKNCPNKTNAVFVNDVVYQSIKGTYDRRSPPMHFGCSNNVPCVNLTVSDIDLVPSKGEMVVDPFCWNAYGVVDEFSVPSISCLKSDPSTLLLGGLLGECGVR from the exons ATGTTAAAAATTTCCCGTGATCCGTTTCTACGTTTCACTACACTAATTCTCATTACATCCTCTCTATTCTCTTATGGAACCGAAGCAAGACTACATTATTACAACGACATACACAATCCCAACTCATATCCAGAGCCACCGTATTCGCCCTtctctcaatctcagcctccaTCTATTTCTCCAGACCCTGATGACCTGTCACAGCCTCCATCTCCTTGCCAAGATCTCGACCAAGAAGTAGTCCACGATGTGAGAAACTATGGTGCGGTCGGGGACGGTATCACAGACGACACTGATGCGTTCAAGACAGCTTGGGATTCAGCTTGTAGCAACGACGAGGACAACAACACTGTCTCCATATTGCTTGTACCTTTCGGTTTCACTTTCGTGATCCATTCCACTATTTTCACCGGTCCTTGTCGCTCTTACCAATACttccaa GTCGATGGTACCATCGTGCCACGGGATGGACCAGAATCGTGGCCGAGTGGTTTCAACAAAAGACAATGGCTCGTCTTTTATCGAATCAAAGGGATGGCTCTAATAGGCAACGGAGTTATCGACGGTCGCGGACAAAAATGGTGGGATCTTCCATGCAAACCTCACCGG AATGTCAACAAAACGACTGCACTTACTGGTCCATGTGAAAGCCCTGCC GCTTTGAGGTTTTTCATGAGCTCAAATCTAAGTATGCAAGGTGTGACTATTAAAAATAGCCCGCAGTTTCATATGACATTCGACGGATGTCATGAAGTTCACATCAACTCCCTTCGAATCACATCTCCACCGTCAAGTCCCAACACTGACGGCATCCACATCGAGAACTCCAACTCCGTTGAGATTCATAACTCGGTTATCTCCAACG GAGATGATTGTGTCTCCATTGGATCTGGATCATACAATATCGATATACTGAATCTCACTTGCGGACCTGGCGGCCATGGAATTAG CATTGGAAGTTTAGGCAACCAAAACTCACGTGCATGCGTCTCCAATATTACGGTTAGAGACTCGTTCATCAAGTTTTCCGACAATGGTGTACGGATCAAGACATGGCAAGGTGGATCCGGGTCCGTTTCTGGTGTAACGTTCGACAATATCCAAATGGATAATGTCCGAAATCCAATAATTATCGATCAGTACTATTGCACGAGCAAAAACTGTCCTAACAAAACAAATGCGGTTTTTGTGAATGATGTAGTATACCAAAGTATAAAAGGGACATACGATAGACGTAGTCCTCCTATGCATTTTGGATGTAGCAACAACGTCCCATGCGTAAATTTGACAGTTTCGGATATTGATTTAGTGCCTTCAAAAGGTGAAATGGTTGTGGATCCGTTCTGTTGGAATGCGTATGGGGTTGTGGATGAGTTCTCTGTTCCTTCGATCTCGTGTCTCAAATCGGATCCTTCGACCTTATTGTTAGGTGGTCTTTTAGGAGAGTGTGGAGTACGGTGA
- the LOC125583320 gene encoding polygalacturonase At1g48100-like isoform X1, translating to MLKISRDPFLRFTTLILITSSLFSYGTEARLHYYNDIHNPNSYPEPPYSPFSQSQPPSISPDPDDLSQPPSPCQDLDQEVVHDVRNYGAVGDGITDDTDAFKTAWDSACSNDEDNNTVSILLVPFGFTFVIHSTIFTGPCRSYQYFQVFFFFKYQSHFNFYKIIKYCLISGGFHLINKVDGTIVPRDGPESWPSGFNKRQWLVFYRIKGMALIGNGVIDGRGQKWWDLPCKPHRNVNKTTALTGPCESPAALRFFMSSNLSMQGVTIKNSPQFHMTFDGCHEVHINSLRITSPPSSPNTDGIHIENSNSVEIHNSVISNGDDCVSIGSGSYNIDILNLTCGPGGHGISIGSLGNQNSRACVSNITVRDSFIKFSDNGVRIKTWQGGSGSVSGVTFDNIQMDNVRNPIIIDQYYCTSKNCPNKTNAVFVNDVVYQSIKGTYDRRSPPMHFGCSNNVPCVNLTVSDIDLVPSKGEMVVDPFCWNAYGVVDEFSVPSISCLKSDPSTLLLGGLLGECGVR from the exons ATGTTAAAAATTTCCCGTGATCCGTTTCTACGTTTCACTACACTAATTCTCATTACATCCTCTCTATTCTCTTATGGAACCGAAGCAAGACTACATTATTACAACGACATACACAATCCCAACTCATATCCAGAGCCACCGTATTCGCCCTtctctcaatctcagcctccaTCTATTTCTCCAGACCCTGATGACCTGTCACAGCCTCCATCTCCTTGCCAAGATCTCGACCAAGAAGTAGTCCACGATGTGAGAAACTATGGTGCGGTCGGGGACGGTATCACAGACGACACTGATGCGTTCAAGACAGCTTGGGATTCAGCTTGTAGCAACGACGAGGACAACAACACTGTCTCCATATTGCTTGTACCTTTCGGTTTCACTTTCGTGATCCATTCCACTATTTTCACCGGTCCTTGTCGCTCTTACCAATACttccaagtatttttttttttcaaatatcaaaGTCATTTCAATTTCTACAAGATTatcaaatattgtttaatttctggtggttttcatttaattaataagGTCGATGGTACCATCGTGCCACGGGATGGACCAGAATCGTGGCCGAGTGGTTTCAACAAAAGACAATGGCTCGTCTTTTATCGAATCAAAGGGATGGCTCTAATAGGCAACGGAGTTATCGACGGTCGCGGACAAAAATGGTGGGATCTTCCATGCAAACCTCACCGG AATGTCAACAAAACGACTGCACTTACTGGTCCATGTGAAAGCCCTGCC GCTTTGAGGTTTTTCATGAGCTCAAATCTAAGTATGCAAGGTGTGACTATTAAAAATAGCCCGCAGTTTCATATGACATTCGACGGATGTCATGAAGTTCACATCAACTCCCTTCGAATCACATCTCCACCGTCAAGTCCCAACACTGACGGCATCCACATCGAGAACTCCAACTCCGTTGAGATTCATAACTCGGTTATCTCCAACG GAGATGATTGTGTCTCCATTGGATCTGGATCATACAATATCGATATACTGAATCTCACTTGCGGACCTGGCGGCCATGGAATTAG CATTGGAAGTTTAGGCAACCAAAACTCACGTGCATGCGTCTCCAATATTACGGTTAGAGACTCGTTCATCAAGTTTTCCGACAATGGTGTACGGATCAAGACATGGCAAGGTGGATCCGGGTCCGTTTCTGGTGTAACGTTCGACAATATCCAAATGGATAATGTCCGAAATCCAATAATTATCGATCAGTACTATTGCACGAGCAAAAACTGTCCTAACAAAACAAATGCGGTTTTTGTGAATGATGTAGTATACCAAAGTATAAAAGGGACATACGATAGACGTAGTCCTCCTATGCATTTTGGATGTAGCAACAACGTCCCATGCGTAAATTTGACAGTTTCGGATATTGATTTAGTGCCTTCAAAAGGTGAAATGGTTGTGGATCCGTTCTGTTGGAATGCGTATGGGGTTGTGGATGAGTTCTCTGTTCCTTCGATCTCGTGTCTCAAATCGGATCCTTCGACCTTATTGTTAGGTGGTCTTTTAGGAGAGTGTGGAGTACGGTGA
- the LOC106438647 gene encoding tRNA:m(4)X modification enzyme TRM13 homolog, with protein sequence MAARSGSRCNFWLPKKKRSCANTRIESSLFCGNHSQRSDGQWLPCPIDPSHSVLQENLESHVKRCPLLKQNVALSGQVFYQKGINAGNEEEEEKMGSCYSVVTSEMKRNLVYSMSVSEFHQLIKKIEAVHCSIRNDIEDSHLSPEACNIWFNKEIDRKLPFQEKHVLQQGSILGNLEKIGALKRCNTNVECCEKDDDVPAVVEFGAGRGYLTQMLADCYGVKKVYLVERKSYKLKADRSLRQKENLVLERMRIDIEDLNLNAVESLQGVSYVAVGKHLCGPATDLSLRCCLSRQDGESPVLRGLAIATCCHHLCQWKSYINKEYIIGMGISKDEFHALTWFTSWAVDDDHGSKVPGVEGIDLIASKEEEDGDKVEDDSLSSVEEVVKKMKPMKRAVLGFKCKQIIDAGRMKWVKKHGLDSKLVKYIPASISPENTLLVAGKLSPVLA encoded by the exons ATGGCGGCGAGAAGTGGCAGTCGATGCAATTTCTGGCTTCCGAAGAAGAAAAGATCATGCGCCAATACTCGAATCGAGAGCTCCCT GTTTTGTGGAAACCATAGCCAGAGATCGGATGGTCAGTGGCTTCCATGCCCTATTGATCCTTCTCA CTCTGTGTTGCAGGAGAATCTCGAAAGTCATGTAAAGAGATGTCCTTTGTTGAAACAGAACGTTGCATTGTCTGGTCAAGTGTTTTATCAAAAGGGTATTAATGCTGGAaacgaagaagaggaagaaaagaTGGGTTCTTGTTACTCTGTTGTTACATCAGAGATGAAGAGGAATCTGGTTTATAGCATGAGTGTTTCTGAGTTTCATCAGCTTATCAAGAAGATTGAAGCGGTTCATTGCAGTATACGTAATGATATTGAAGATTCGCATTTGTCACCTGAAGCTTGTAACATATGGTTTAACAAGGAGATAGATAG GAAGTTACCGTTTCAAGAGAAACATGTTTTGCAACAAGGTTCTATTCTGGGTAACTTGGAAAAGATTGGGGCATTGAAGAGATGTAACACAAATGTTGAATGTTGTGAAAAAGATGATGATGTGCCTGCGGTTGTTGAATTTGGAGCTGGGAGAGGATACTTAACGCAGATGCTAGCAGATTGCTATGGCGTCAAAAAAGTTTATTTAGTCGAGAGGAAATCTTATAAGCTTAAG GCTGATAGGTCACTGAGGCAAAAGGAGAACTTGGTATTAGAGCGTATGAGAATCGATA TTGAAGATTTGAACCTTAACGCGGTCGAATCATTACAAGGTGTTTCTTATGTGGCTGTTGGGAAACATCTATGTGGTCCTGCAACAG ATTTGAGCTTAAGATGTTGTCTGTCTAGACAAGATGGTGAAAGCCCTGTTCTAAGAGGTCTTGCTATCGCGACTTGTTGCCATCATCTTTGCCAATGGAAAAGCTATATAA ATAAAGAATATATCATTGGCATGGGGATTTCTAAAGACGAGTTCCATGCCTTGACTTGGTTCACTAGCTGGGCAGTAGATGATGATCATGGTTCCAAAGTTCCCGGTGTTGAAGGCATTGACCTTATTGCTTCAAAGGAGGAGGAAGACGGAGACAAGGTGGAAGATGATTCTTTGAGCAGCGTTGAGGAAgttgtgaagaagatgaagccCATGAAAAGAgctgttttagggtttaagtgCAAGCAGATTATCGATGCAGGGAGGATGAAGTGGGTTAAGAAACATGGGTTGGATTCAAAGCTTGTGAAATATATTCCGGCAAGCATCTCACCGGAGAACACTTTACTGGTCGCCGGAAAGCTAAGTCCGGTTCTTGCTTGA
- the LOC125583321 gene encoding uncharacterized protein LOC125583321, which translates to MDTPSGTIIFTTVGRTHYGFDVFSLHIASSVERRLTDGVSVNFNAQFADDNGNDIVFVSERAGSARIFRTRPGNSKPEQLPGAPESFFHDRPIITQDNTLYFISAHEQPDRHFKNWTALYSVNPNSQGKEVTRVTPPDTADFSPAVSKSGKYFAVASYGSRSWGGEFHEINTDIVVFKASEPETRVVVCERGGWPTWSGDSTVFFHRQADDGWWSIYRFDIPESLNLSPIKPVRVTPPGLHCFTPAAFHDGKRIAVATRRRGVNHRHIEIFHLEHKTFQAVTEPLNPSFHHYNPFVSANSEFLGYHRFRGESTQGESTVPNLESIVSPIKTLRLLRLNGSFPSSSPDGDLIALNSDFDINGGIKVARSDGSKRWTLIKDRTAFYNSWSPTERHVIYASLGPIFRPAGIAVQIARIQFSPSDLTADREEVPCEVKFLTLDNTGNNAFPSCSPDGKSVVFRSGRSGHKNLYILDAVNGESEGGEGIRRLTEGPWIDTMPCWSPKGDLIGFSSNRHDPSNDAAFGAYVVRPDGSGLRRIEIAGPEGSEEAARERVNHVSFNKDGDWIVFTANLGGITAEPVAIPNQFQPYGDLYVVKLDGTGLRRLTWNGYEDGTPTWHTVDDLGLSGLSLNGQDGDKLEGQFEEPLWITCDI; encoded by the coding sequence ATGGACACTCCAAGTGGCACTATCATCTTCACCACCGTTGGTCGCACTCACTACGGCTTCGACGTTTTCTCTCTCCACATCGCCTCCTCCGTCGAACGCCGTTTAACAGACGGAGTTTCCGTCAACTTCAACGCTCAGTTCGCTGACGACAACGGTAACGATATCGTGTTCGTTTCGGAACGAGCTGGGTCGGCCCGGATTTTCAGAACCCGACCCGGGAACTCCAAACCCGAGCAGCTTCCCGGAGCTCCGGAAAGCTTCTTCCACGACCGTCCAATCATCACTCAAGACAACACTCTCTACTTCATCTCCGCTCACGAGCAGCCTGATCGCCATTTCAAGAACTGGACAGCGCTTTACTCCGTGAACCCCAACAGCCAAGGGAAAGAAGTGACACGTGTCACTCCACCAGACACCGCCGACTTCAGCCCCGCGGTTTCTAAATCGGGAAAGTATTTCGCCGTGGCGTCGTACGGATCTCGCTCCTGGGGCGGCGAGTTTCACGAGATCAACACTGACATCGTTGTCTTCAAAGCATCTGAGCCGGAGACGAGAGTGGTTGTCTGCGAACGCGGCGGATGGCCGACTTGGTCCGGCGACTCAACCGTCTTCTTCCACCGCCAAGCTGACGACGGTTGGTGGAGCATTTACCGGTTTGACATACCGGAGAGTCTCAATCTCTCTCCGATCAAACCGGTCCGAGTCACTCCACCTGGACTCCACTGCTTCACTCCTGCAGCTTTCCACGACGGAAAACGAATCGCCGTCGCGACTCGCCGCCGCGGCGTCAACCACCGTCACATCGAGATTTTCCACCTCGAGCACAAAACGTTTCAGGCGGTTACTGAGCCGCTCAACCCGAGCTTCCACCATTACAACCCCTTCGTCTCTGCAAACTCCGAGTTCCTCGGCTACCACCGATTCCGCGGCGAGTCGACTCAGGGCGAGTCAACCGTCCCGAACCTAGAATCAATCGTCTCGCCAATCAAAACACTCCGTTTGCTGAGATTAAACGGATCGTTCCCGTCGTCATCACCTGACGGAGACCTGATCGCGCTGAACTCGGACTTCGACATCAACGGTGGGATCAAAGTCGCGAGATCCGACGGTTCAAAACGATGGACGCTGATCAAAGACCGTACAGCCTTCTACAACTCGTGGAGCCCCACGGAGCGCCACGTCATCTACGCATCTCTCGGTCCTATCTTCCGTCCCGCGGGAATCGCGGTTCAGATCGCTCGGATTCAATTCTCACCGTCGGATCTAACCGCTGATAGAGAAGAGGTTCCTTGTGAAGTGAAGTTTCTCACTCTAGATAACACCGGGAACAACGCCTTCCCGTCTTGCTCTCCCGACGGTAAGTCCGTCGTGTTCCGATCCGGACGATCAGGTCACAAGAATCTTTACATTCTCGACGCCGTTAACGGAGAGTCTGAAGGCGGGGAGGGGATACGGCGTTTGACGGAGGGGCCGTGGATCGACACTATGCCTTGCTGGTCTCCGAAAGGAGATCTCATTGGATTCTCGTCGAACCGGCACGATCCGTCGAACGACGCCGCGTTTGGCGCTTACGTGGTGAGGCCCGACGGTTCTGGTTTGAGGAGGATCGAAATCGCGGGGCCCGAGGGGTCGGAGGAAGCGGCGAGGGAGAGGGTTAATCACGTGAGTTTTAACAAGGATGGTGATTGGATAGTTTTCACGGCGAATCTCGGTGGGATTACGGCGGAGCCGGTGGCGATTCCGAATCAGTTTCAGCCGTACGGAGATTTGTACGTTGTCAAGTTGGACGGAACTGGGTTGAGGAGGCTGACGTGGAATGGGTATGAAGATGGGACTCCGACGTGGCATACTGTGGATGATTTGGGTCTGAGTGGGTTGAGTTTGAACGGTCAAGATGGAGACAAGCTTGAAGGTCAGTTTGAGGAGCCCCTGTGGATTACTTGCGACATCTGA
- the LOC106384276 gene encoding polygalacturonase At1g48100-like isoform X1, translating into MLKISRDPFLRFTTLILITSSLFSYGTEARLHYYNDIHNPNSYPEPPYSSFSQSQPPSISPDPDDLSQPPSPCQDLDQEVVHDVRNYGAVGDGITDDTDAFKTAWDSACSNDEDNNTVSILLVPFGFTFVIHSTIFTGPCRSYQYFQVFFFFKYQSHFNFYKIIKCCLISGGFHLINKVDGTIVPRDGPEPWPSGFNKRQWLVFYRIEGMALIGNGVIDGRGQKWWDLPCKPHRNVNKTTALTGPCESPAALRFFMSSNLSMQGVTIKNSPQFHMTFDGCHEVHINSLRITSPPSSPNTDGIHIENSNSVEIHNSVISNGDDCVSIGSGSYNIDILNLTCGPGGHGISIGSLGNQNSRACVSNITVRDSFIKFSDNGVRIKTWQGGSGSVSGVTFDNIQMDNVRNPIIIDQYYCTSKNCPNKTNAVFVNDVVYQSIKGTYDRRSPPMHFGCSNNVPCVNLTVSDIDLVPSKGEMVVDPFCWNAYGVVDEFSVPSISCLKSDPSTLLLGGLLGECGVR; encoded by the exons ATGTTAAAAATTTCCCGTGATCCGTTTCTACGTTTCACTACACTAATTCTCATTACATCCTCTCTATTCTCTTATGGAACCGAAGCAAGACTACATTATTACAACGACATACACAATCCCAACTCATATCCAGAGCCACCGTATTCGTCCTtctctcaatctcagcctccaTCTATTTCTCCAGACCCTGATGACCTGTCACAGCCTCCATCTCCTTGCCAAGATCTCGACCAAGAAGTAGTCCACGATGTGAGAAACTATGGTGCGGTCGGGGACGGTATCACAGACGACACTGATGCGTTCAAGACAGCTTGGGATTCAGCTTGTAGCAACGACGAGGACAACAACACTGTCTCCATATTGCTTGTACCTTTCGGTTTCACTTTCGTGATCCATTCCACTATTTTCACCGGTCCTTGTCGCTCTTACCAATACttccaagtatttttttttttcaaatatcaaaGTCATTTCAATTTCTACAAGATTATCAAATGTTGTTTAATTTCTGGTggttttcatttaattaataagGTCGATGGGACCATCGTGCCACGGGATGGACCAGAACCGTGGCCGAGTGGTTTCAACAAAAGACAATGGCTCGTCTTTTATCGAATCGAAGGAATGGCTCTAATAGGCAACGGAGTTATCGACGGTCGCGGACAAAAATGGTGGGATCTTCCATGCAAACCTCACCGG AATGTCAACAAAACGACTGCACTTACTGGTCCATGTGAAAGCCCTGCC GCTTTGAGGTTTTTCATGAGCTCAAATCTAAGTATGCAAGGTGTGACTATTAAAAATAGCCCGCAGTTTCATATGACATTCGACGGATGTCATGAAGTTCACATCAACTCCCTTCGAATCACATCTCCACCGTCAAGTCCCAACACTGACGGCATCCACATCGAGAACTCCAACTCCGTTGAGATTCATAACTCGGTTATCTCCAACG GAGATGATTGTGTCTCCATTGGATCTGGATCATACAATATCGATATACTGAATCTCACTTGCGGACCTGGCGGCCATGGAATTAG CATTGGAAGTTTAGGCAACCAAAACTCACGTGCATGCGTCTCCAATATTACGGTTAGAGACTCGTTCATCAAGTTTTCCGACAATGGTGTACGGATCAAGACATGGCAAGGTGGATCCGGGTCCGTTTCTGGTGTAACGTTCGACAATATCCAAATGGATAATGTCCGAAATCCAATAATTATCGATCAGTACTATTGCACGAGCAAAAACTGTCCTAACAAAACAAATGCGGTTTTTGTGAATGATGTAGTATATCAAAGTATAAAAGGGACATACGATAGACGTAGTCCTCCTATGCATTTTGGATGCAGCAACAACGTCCCATGCGTAAATTTGACAGTTTCGGATATTGATTTGGTGCCTTCAAAAGGTGAAATGGTTGTGGATCCGTTCTGTTGGAATGCGTATGGGGTTGTGGATGAGTTCTCTGTTCCTTCGATCTCGTGTCTCAAATCGGATCCTTCGACCTTATTGTTAGGTGGTCTTTTAGGAGAGTGTGGAGTACGGTGA
- the LOC106384276 gene encoding polygalacturonase At1g48100-like isoform X2 — protein MLKISRDPFLRFTTLILITSSLFSYGTEARLHYYNDIHNPNSYPEPPYSSFSQSQPPSISPDPDDLSQPPSPCQDLDQEVVHDVRNYGAVGDGITDDTDAFKTAWDSACSNDEDNNTVSILLVPFGFTFVIHSTIFTGPCRSYQYFQVDGTIVPRDGPEPWPSGFNKRQWLVFYRIEGMALIGNGVIDGRGQKWWDLPCKPHRNVNKTTALTGPCESPAALRFFMSSNLSMQGVTIKNSPQFHMTFDGCHEVHINSLRITSPPSSPNTDGIHIENSNSVEIHNSVISNGDDCVSIGSGSYNIDILNLTCGPGGHGISIGSLGNQNSRACVSNITVRDSFIKFSDNGVRIKTWQGGSGSVSGVTFDNIQMDNVRNPIIIDQYYCTSKNCPNKTNAVFVNDVVYQSIKGTYDRRSPPMHFGCSNNVPCVNLTVSDIDLVPSKGEMVVDPFCWNAYGVVDEFSVPSISCLKSDPSTLLLGGLLGECGVR, from the exons ATGTTAAAAATTTCCCGTGATCCGTTTCTACGTTTCACTACACTAATTCTCATTACATCCTCTCTATTCTCTTATGGAACCGAAGCAAGACTACATTATTACAACGACATACACAATCCCAACTCATATCCAGAGCCACCGTATTCGTCCTtctctcaatctcagcctccaTCTATTTCTCCAGACCCTGATGACCTGTCACAGCCTCCATCTCCTTGCCAAGATCTCGACCAAGAAGTAGTCCACGATGTGAGAAACTATGGTGCGGTCGGGGACGGTATCACAGACGACACTGATGCGTTCAAGACAGCTTGGGATTCAGCTTGTAGCAACGACGAGGACAACAACACTGTCTCCATATTGCTTGTACCTTTCGGTTTCACTTTCGTGATCCATTCCACTATTTTCACCGGTCCTTGTCGCTCTTACCAATACttccaa GTCGATGGGACCATCGTGCCACGGGATGGACCAGAACCGTGGCCGAGTGGTTTCAACAAAAGACAATGGCTCGTCTTTTATCGAATCGAAGGAATGGCTCTAATAGGCAACGGAGTTATCGACGGTCGCGGACAAAAATGGTGGGATCTTCCATGCAAACCTCACCGG AATGTCAACAAAACGACTGCACTTACTGGTCCATGTGAAAGCCCTGCC GCTTTGAGGTTTTTCATGAGCTCAAATCTAAGTATGCAAGGTGTGACTATTAAAAATAGCCCGCAGTTTCATATGACATTCGACGGATGTCATGAAGTTCACATCAACTCCCTTCGAATCACATCTCCACCGTCAAGTCCCAACACTGACGGCATCCACATCGAGAACTCCAACTCCGTTGAGATTCATAACTCGGTTATCTCCAACG GAGATGATTGTGTCTCCATTGGATCTGGATCATACAATATCGATATACTGAATCTCACTTGCGGACCTGGCGGCCATGGAATTAG CATTGGAAGTTTAGGCAACCAAAACTCACGTGCATGCGTCTCCAATATTACGGTTAGAGACTCGTTCATCAAGTTTTCCGACAATGGTGTACGGATCAAGACATGGCAAGGTGGATCCGGGTCCGTTTCTGGTGTAACGTTCGACAATATCCAAATGGATAATGTCCGAAATCCAATAATTATCGATCAGTACTATTGCACGAGCAAAAACTGTCCTAACAAAACAAATGCGGTTTTTGTGAATGATGTAGTATATCAAAGTATAAAAGGGACATACGATAGACGTAGTCCTCCTATGCATTTTGGATGCAGCAACAACGTCCCATGCGTAAATTTGACAGTTTCGGATATTGATTTGGTGCCTTCAAAAGGTGAAATGGTTGTGGATCCGTTCTGTTGGAATGCGTATGGGGTTGTGGATGAGTTCTCTGTTCCTTCGATCTCGTGTCTCAAATCGGATCCTTCGACCTTATTGTTAGGTGGTCTTTTAGGAGAGTGTGGAGTACGGTGA
- the LOC106389094 gene encoding tRNA:m(4)X modification enzyme TRM13 homolog, with the protein MAARSGSRCNFWLPKKKRSCANTRIESSLFCGNHSQRSDGQWLPCPIDPSHSVLQENLESHVKRCPLLKQNVALSGQVFYQKGINAGNEEEEEKMGSCYSVVTSEMKRNLVYSMSVSEFHQLIKKIEAVHCSIRNDIEDSHLSPEACNIWFNKEIDRKLPFQEKHVLQQGSILGNLEKIGALKRCNTNVECCEKDDDVPAVVEFGAGRGYLTQMLADCYGVKKVYLVERKSYKLKADRSLRQKENLVLERMRIDIEDLNLNAVESLQGVPYVAVGKHLCGPATDLSLRCCLSRQDGESPVLRGLAIATCCHHLCQWKSYINKEYIIGMGISKDEFHALTWFTSWAVDDDHGSKVPSVEGIDLIASKEEEDGDKVEDDSLSSVEEVVKKMKPMERAVLGFKCKQIIDAGRMKWVKKHGLDSKLVKYIPASISPENTLLVAGKLSPVLA; encoded by the exons ATGGCGGCGAGAAGTGGCAGTCGATGCAATTTCTGGCTTCCGAAGAAGAAAAGATCATGCGCCAATACTCGAATCGAGAGCTCCCT GTTTTGTGGAAACCATAGCCAGAGATCGGATGGTCAGTGGCTTCCATGCCCTATTGATCCTTCTCA CTCTGTGTTGCAGGAGAATCTCGAAAGTCATGTAAAGAGATGTCCTTTGTTGAAACAGAACGTTGCATTGTCTGGTCAAGTGTTTTATCAAAAGGGTATTAATGCTGGAaacgaagaagaggaagaaaagaTGGGTTCTTGTTACTCTGTTGTTACATCAGAGATGAAGAGGAATCTGGTTTATAGCATGAGTGTTTCTGAGTTTCATCAGCTTATCAAGAAGATTGAAGCGGTTCATTGCAGTATACGTAATGATATTGAAGATTCGCATTTGTCACCTGAAGCTTGTAACATATGGTTTAACAAGGAGATAGATAG GAAGTTACCGTTTCAAGAGAAACATGTTTTGCAACAAGGTTCTATTCTGGGTAACTTGGAAAAGATTGGGGCATTGAAGAGATGTAACACAAATGTTGAATGTTGTGAAAAAGATGATGATGTGCCTGCGGTTGTTGAATTTGGAGCTGGGAGAGGATACTTAACGCAGATGCTAGCAGATTGCTATGGCGTCAAAAAAGTTTATTTAGTCGAGAGGAAATCTTATAAGCTTAAG GCTGATAGGTCATTGAGGCAAAAGGAGAACTTGGTATTAGAGCGTATGAGAATCGACA tTGAAGATTTGAACCTTAACGCTGTCGAATCATTACAAGGTGTTCCTTATGTGGCTGTTGGGAAACATCTATGTGGTCCTGCAACAG ATTTGAGCTTAAGATGTTGTCTGTCTAGACAAGATGGTGAAAGCCCTGTTCTAAGAGGTCTTGCTATCGCGACTTGTTGCCATCATCTTTGCCAATGGAAAAGCTATATAA ATAAAGAATATATCATTGGCATGGGGATTTCTAAAGACGAGTTCCATGCCTTGACTTGGTTCACTAGCTGGGCAGTAGATGATGATCATGGTTCCAAAGTTCCCAGTGTTGAAGGCATTGACCTTATTGCTTCAAAGGAGGAGGAAGACGGAGACAAGGTGGAAGATGATTCTTTGAGCAGCGTTGAGGAAgttgtgaagaagatgaagccCATGGAAAGAgctgttttagggtttaagtgCAAGCAGATTATCGATGCAGGGAGGATGAAGTGGGTTAAGAAACATGGGTTGGATTCAAAGCTTGTGAAATATATTCCGGCAAGCATCTCACCGGAGAACACTTTACTGGTCGCCGGAAAGCTAAGTCCGGTTCTTGCTTGA